TGAGCCCGAAGGATGGACGCAGCTCAATCCGATTATTGAAAACTTAAGGAAAATCCATCAAGCAGATTATATAGTTGTGCTTAACAATCAGCATATACGTTATTCCCATCCGGTGTTCAGCCAATTGGGGACCCCTTCGGAAAGCAGTGATGAAAGCGCTGCTTTCGCTGAGCACGAGTATCTTTCAAAGGCGGCTGGCGAACTTGGCATTTCCGTCCGTGCCTTTGTCCCGATCCTTGATAAAGATAGAGAGCAAATCGGCGTCGTCCTGGTTGGGAATATCTTGCCTACGATACCGGAGTTAATCAAGGATCTGAAAGGCGAAATCGCAATTATCCTGGTCCTTACACTTCTATTCGGGGTATGCGGCTCATGGCTCATGGCAAAAAGGATAAAAAAAGAGACCTTCCAACTTGAACCACATGAAATTTCACGGATGCTGGTTGAAAGGACAGCCGCATTCAATGCGATGCATGAAGGGGTCATCGCCATAGATAATAATGAAACGATCACGATTTTCAATGAAAAGGCTAAGCAAATATTCAATATCAACGGTGAAGTCATAGGCAAGAACATCAATGATATTATACACGATACCCGTCTCCCGGAAGTGCTCGATCGGACATCTCCCATCTTCAATCAGGAAATCTCCGTTCAAAACAGGAATATTGTAAGCAACCGGGTACCGATAAAGATTGCGGATAGAACGATCGGTGCCGTAGCCACTTTCCAGGATCGCACCGATGTGACGAAGCTAGCTGAAGAGTTGACTAGTGTCAAAGCATTCGTTGAAGCCCTGCGTGTTCAAAACCATGAACATATGAACAAACTTCATACGATAGCCGGATTGATCCAGCTAGGTAATCTTGACGAAGCACTGCATTACATTTTTCAGATCACGGAAGAACAAGAGGAATTGACCAGGTTTTTAACGAAGCACATTCACGATGATAATTTAGTGGGGCTGATATTAAGCAAGATCTCATTGGGACGGGAACTCGGAATCGAGCTCATCATGGACAAACACACGAAATTGGACCGATTCCCCGCTGATTTGGATCATCACGATTTTGTTTTGATAATCGGAAACCTGATCGAAAACTCATATGCAGCGCTAAAGCATTGTTCTGAGGAAACAAAACAAGTTTATTTATCCATCTACCAGGATGAACGTCATTGTCAAATCGTGCTTGAGGATAATGGTCCCGGCATTCCCGAGGACATTCATAAAGATATATTCGAGTATGGTTTTACAACAAAAGGTGCAGAAGGATCAGGAATTGGTCTTTATCTAATAGACCAAATTGTAAAAAAAGCGAACGGCGAGATGAAATTCACGACACGCCCTAACGAAGGAACAAGCTTTTTTCTTTCTTTTCCCATGCACGATATAGAGGAGAACCAAAATGACTAACCAAATTCGTGTACTTTTAATTGAAGACGACCCAATGGTCCAAGAGGTCAACAAACAATTCATTGAGCGCCTGCCTGCTTTTAAAGTCGTTGATACAGCTTCAAATGGGCTTGAAGGTCTGGAAAAAATCAGGAAGTCTAAACCCGACCTTGTCATTTTGGACATCTTCATGCCTTCTTTAAACGGGGTTGATACACTTTATCAAATCAGAAAAGAGCAAATTGATGTGGATGTCATCATCATTTCAGCGGCAAATGATCAGAAAACGATCCGAAAAATGATGCAGAACGGGGCTTTTGACTATTTAATCAAGCCATTTAAATTCGATAGGCTAAAACATACGCTGGAACAATACTTCGCTTTTCGGATGGAGGTTGAACCTGACCATCAAATTTCTCAAACCCAGCTCGACCGAATACTCTTTCAAAATAAAACACATTCTGAAGCGAGTCCGAAATATGATGTTCCCAAAGGATTGAATGGCGCGACTCTTGAGCAAGTGACAAAGTTCATAAAGACCCAGCCTGGTTCGCTATCTGCAGAAGAAGTGGCTGATGGGATCGGTATCGCCAGAGTTACAGCAAGGCGCTATCTCGAATACTTGCATGGTGAAGAAGTCCTTCAGCTTGACGTACAGTATGGCAGCATAGGCCGCCCTGTCAATAGGTACCGGCTTAGTAAACCTTAAAACGCATGGGGACCGGCTCGGAACGGTTCCCTTTTTACTTCATTCTTTACGCACCTGTCTTCCGGTCATAGAGGCCCCACTTTCTCTTCAAAAGAAACAGCTCGCATTCCTTTAAAGCCGTCACTTCTTTTATGACATAGTCAGGCATGCCTCTTCTCAGTAGAATTTCCGCAATTAGGTACGGTTTTTTCATACACGCTCCCCTCCCTTTCCCTTGTTTGCCATTCTTTTGATTTCATTATACAAAATAATCCAGTAAAGAAAAAATAGACAAAACCCCATTTCCCGAAAAAAATATGGTTTATCAGGGCCTAGGTTTCCCCCTTTAAAAATCATGGTTGGGGGCATGCCAACCGAAACTTCAAACTTATATTTTATTTATCCTATTAAATCATTTACCAAAAGGGTGGGATTCCTGTCAAAAAAAATACTAAAAGGGGTGAGTTACATGAAACGTGGGAGGTAAAAAGGAAGATTATCAATATTTTAATCAAAAGAGGCCGTAATGTACCTCTTTTGATGTTTTCATTTGTATAGTTTACTATATGTAGTCAATTCCTTTAATCGCTTTTCATTGATGGCAAAACCGATTCCAGCTTTATCGGGAACTTGGATCATGCCATTTTCGACAATGACTTCGGGATCGATTATATCCTCTTCCCAATAACGGGATGAAGATGATATATCCCCGGGAATGGTGAATCCTTTTAATGTGGCAAGTGCGATATTATGTGCACGTGAAATGCCAAATTCAATCATACCGCCGCACCAAACGGGCACACCATTACCCAGGCAAAGATCATGGATTCTTACAGCTTCCATCCAGCCGCCGACTTTAGCCATCTTAATGCTGATCACCCCACAGCTTTGGAGCGACAGTGCACTTTTGGCATCATGAAATGAATTTATGCTTTCATCAAGGCAAATGGGTGTCTGCAGTTGTTTCTGCAAAAAAGAATGTTCCACAATGTCGTCATGTCCAAGCGGCTGCTCAATCATCATCAGCTTAAACGAATCAAGCTTCTGAAGATGTTGGATGTCATCCAGACTGTACGCTGAATTGGCATCTGCCATTAGCGGGATATCGGGATAGGCCCGACGTATTTCCCCTAAAAACTCCAGATCATTTTGAGGATTGATTTTTATTTTATAACGCTGATACCCAGATACGGAAAAATCCTCGATCTGGCGCATCGCATCTTCTATGTCATTGGATGCAACGACTACACCAGCCGCCACTTCACTTCGTTCGCCGCCAAACAGCCGTCCGAGGTAGACTCCTTTCTGCTTCGCATATAAATCAAGGATTGCCTGCTCTAAAGCCGACTTCGCCATCGCATTCCGTCTGATTCCGCTCCATAAGTTCGGCAGCTCATCAGGATGCTTGATCTGACTGGCCAATGTCAGCGGAATTAAGAAATCATCCAGCATATGAAAGCATGTCTTGATCGTTTCCTCGGTATACCAAGGACTTGTAAAAGGAACAGCTTCCCCGTATCCAATCAATCCGTCTTCATCCATGGCTTCGACAATTATCACTTCCCGATTGCTTACCGTTTCGAGATGCGTCTTGAATGACCGCTTTAAAGGGGCCTTAATGAGCTTAAGGGAAATGGAGGATAACTTCATTGCCATTCCCCCATTTCCTTCTTCAGTTCCCGTCTCAAAAGCTTGCTTGCGCCATTCCGGGGAAGCTCCTTACAAAAAATCACATTCCGGGGAATTTTATAAGATGCCAAATATCCCCTGCAATATTCCAGCAGGTCGCTCTCATCAAGTTCTGCACCTTGATGCAAGACAACAAAGGCAAGTGGGACCTGTCCCCATTTTTCATCGTCAGTCCCCGTTACTCCCGCTTCGAAAACATCAGGGTGCTTACTTAGGACATTTTCGATCTCGGCCGGGTAGACATTTTCACCGCCGGAAATGATTAAATCCGAGCGTCGGTCAAGCACATATAAAAAGCCTTCCTCATCGAGATAACCAAGGTCCCCAGTATAAAGCCATCCATCGGTAATGGCCTGCTGTGTAGCATCCAGCCGATTAAAATAGCCTTTCGTCACATTTGGACCTGAAACCACGATTTCGCCCACTGCACCCGGTTCACACATCGTTCCGTCTTTCTCTATCCGTAACTGTGAAGGAAACAAAGGCTTTCCCGCCGAGCCGATTTTTGTCATGCTATACTCCGGTGCCAGTGTTACAATCTGTGAAGACGTTTCGGTCATCCCATATGTTTGATAGACGGGAATCCCTTTCTCCTTACATACCTCAAGTAAATGGACGGGTGCAGGACCGCCGCCCAACAGGAAACAGCGAAACGTTGCCGGATAGCTTGCTCCCTTCAAATCCTGCACCATCCTATTCAGCATTGTCGTCACGACCGAAATGATCGTCACGCCATTTTCCTGGATACTCCGGTTTGCCTCCCGTTCATCGAAACGATCTGCCAAAACGACCTTCATGCCATATATCACATTTTTCATCAGGATGGATAAACCGCTAATATGAAAGATGGGAACAGCACAATACCACGAATCTTCCTCATGCAATCCAAGGTTCAGAACCGACCCGACGGCACTCCACCAATGGTTGCCGAATGTTTGGATCACTCCTTTTGGATTTCCTGTCGTACCTGATGTGTACATGATTGTCGCGGTATCCTCAAGGTAAAACTCTTGAAGTATCTCCGCAGTGCCATCCGGCAATTCTTCCATTAAATGAAGGTTCAATTCTGGGAGAATCTCACCAATATCAGAGAGTTTGCCGGAGAAGGAGCCTTCTGAAACCAAATGGGCAGATCCACTATCCCCGATCTGCCAGGACAGCTCTTTTGCCGTTAGCTTATTATTCAGCATCACAATCTTCACACCGAGATAAAGTAGTGCATGGATAACGACAACACCATCAATATGGTTACGGAGCAAAACCGCACATGAATCGCCAGCGCCCAGACCAACGCTTGCCAGCTTACCAGCCATTTTCTCCGATAATGTATGCAGTTCAAGAAAGCTATACGTATGACCTTCAAACTCAATTGCCGGGCGATCCGGTGAAAGATGCGCCCGATTTTTCAGCCAGTTCGGCAACTTTTCTTCTGCCATTGCTGCTTACCCTCTTCCATTTTGATATAGAAAACAGCCCGGCGATTTTCCGCCAAGCTGTCAGTCTCATCGATTCACGCGTTTCATTAAGGGAAACGAGGGAATTGCCCAAAGTCCGGTGTGCGTTTTTCTTTGAATGCATCGCGGCCTTCTTTTGCCTCTTCTGTTGTATAGTATAAAAGTGTAGCGTCACCAGCCAATTGTTGAAGACCTGCAAGGCCATCCGTATCAGCGTTCATTGCCGCTTTCAAGAAACGAAGTGCAGTCGGGCTCTTCTCAAGCATTTCTTCACACCATTTAACCGTTTCCGTTTCCAATTCGTCCAAAGGCACAACCGTGTTGACCAATCCCATATCCAATGCTTCCTGTGCATTGTATTGACGGCATAGGTACCAGATTTCGCGCGCCTTTTTATGACCCACGATACGTGCAAGGTAGCCAGAACCATAACCAGCATCAAAGCTTCCCACATTCGGTCCAGTTTGTCCGAAAATTGCATTGTCAGCAGCAATCGTCAAGTCACATACCACGTTCAAGACATTTCCGCCACCAATTGCATATCCTGCAACCATGGCTACGACCGGTTTTGGAATTACACGGATCAAACGTTGCAAATCAAGAACATTTAGACGCGGAATGTTATCTTCACCTACATACCCGCCATTTCCGCGTACTTTTTGATCTCCGCCTGAACAGAATGCTTTGCCGCCTACACCTGTTAAAATAATGACACCAATGCTTGAATCGTCACGCGCCCTTGCGAATGCATCAATCATTTCAGCAGTCGTTTTTGGCGTGAATGCATTATGTACATGCGGTCGGTTGATGGACACTTTAGCAATCCCGTTATATTTTTCATACAAAATTTCATCATACTCACGTATTGTTTCCCATTGTATCGTCAACTTAATTCCTCCTTATATTTCGCTTTAAAAACTCACTTATTATTTTACCAAACTTTTCTCCAACTTCCACATGAATCGCATGTCCCGCATCATTTATTATTTTCCACTCGGCCCGCTTCAGCTTTCTCATCATTGAGTCCGCAATGTCACAAAACTTACGGTCGAGTTCACCGGTTACAAGGAGCACAGGGAAATCAAGAGTTTGCAGTTGTTCCCAGTATGAAGCCTGACTGCCTGTCCCCATACCAAGAAGGCTATTGGAAAGGCCGGCAGGGTCATTTGCCAACCGCTGCTCCCGAATGGCCGACCTCGTTTTGGCTGACAACCGTTTTTGACTTTCAAATAACGGGATGTTTTCCCATTGATCCACAAATGATTCCATTCCATTTACAAGAATCCGTTCGGCAAGCTTCCTATCATTTTCCCTTCGGATTTCCCGTTCCCCTTCTGTTGAAAGGCCTGGTGAAGCGCTCTCCAATATCAGTGAATCAACATACTCGGGATACAAACAGGCAAATCCCAATCCGAGCCTTCCGCCCAT
This sequence is a window from Brevibacillus sp. JNUCC-41. Protein-coding genes within it:
- a CDS encoding ATP-binding protein, which encodes MDKSFHMPIQIKITLLSFVIVAFSILIGGIFIFGNIVSVKEDEIGKRSMITAHTIAELPEAQKLVREPEGWTQLNPIIENLRKIHQADYIVVLNNQHIRYSHPVFSQLGTPSESSDESAAFAEHEYLSKAAGELGISVRAFVPILDKDREQIGVVLVGNILPTIPELIKDLKGEIAIILVLTLLFGVCGSWLMAKRIKKETFQLEPHEISRMLVERTAAFNAMHEGVIAIDNNETITIFNEKAKQIFNINGEVIGKNINDIIHDTRLPEVLDRTSPIFNQEISVQNRNIVSNRVPIKIADRTIGAVATFQDRTDVTKLAEELTSVKAFVEALRVQNHEHMNKLHTIAGLIQLGNLDEALHYIFQITEEQEELTRFLTKHIHDDNLVGLILSKISLGRELGIELIMDKHTKLDRFPADLDHHDFVLIIGNLIENSYAALKHCSEETKQVYLSIYQDERHCQIVLEDNGPGIPEDIHKDIFEYGFTTKGAEGSGIGLYLIDQIVKKANGEMKFTTRPNEGTSFFLSFPMHDIEENQND
- a CDS encoding response regulator gives rise to the protein MTNQIRVLLIEDDPMVQEVNKQFIERLPAFKVVDTASNGLEGLEKIRKSKPDLVILDIFMPSLNGVDTLYQIRKEQIDVDVIIISAANDQKTIRKMMQNGAFDYLIKPFKFDRLKHTLEQYFAFRMEVEPDHQISQTQLDRILFQNKTHSEASPKYDVPKGLNGATLEQVTKFIKTQPGSLSAEEVADGIGIARVTARRYLEYLHGEEVLQLDVQYGSIGRPVNRYRLSKP
- the menC gene encoding o-succinylbenzoate synthase is translated as MKLSSISLKLIKAPLKRSFKTHLETVSNREVIIVEAMDEDGLIGYGEAVPFTSPWYTEETIKTCFHMLDDFLIPLTLASQIKHPDELPNLWSGIRRNAMAKSALEQAILDLYAKQKGVYLGRLFGGERSEVAAGVVVASNDIEDAMRQIEDFSVSGYQRYKIKINPQNDLEFLGEIRRAYPDIPLMADANSAYSLDDIQHLQKLDSFKLMMIEQPLGHDDIVEHSFLQKQLQTPICLDESINSFHDAKSALSLQSCGVISIKMAKVGGWMEAVRIHDLCLGNGVPVWCGGMIEFGISRAHNIALATLKGFTIPGDISSSSRYWEEDIIDPEVIVENGMIQVPDKAGIGFAINEKRLKELTTYSKLYK
- a CDS encoding o-succinylbenzoate--CoA ligase, with the protein product MAEEKLPNWLKNRAHLSPDRPAIEFEGHTYSFLELHTLSEKMAGKLASVGLGAGDSCAVLLRNHIDGVVVIHALLYLGVKIVMLNNKLTAKELSWQIGDSGSAHLVSEGSFSGKLSDIGEILPELNLHLMEELPDGTAEILQEFYLEDTATIMYTSGTTGNPKGVIQTFGNHWWSAVGSVLNLGLHEEDSWYCAVPIFHISGLSILMKNVIYGMKVVLADRFDEREANRSIQENGVTIISVVTTMLNRMVQDLKGASYPATFRCFLLGGGPAPVHLLEVCKEKGIPVYQTYGMTETSSQIVTLAPEYSMTKIGSAGKPLFPSQLRIEKDGTMCEPGAVGEIVVSGPNVTKGYFNRLDATQQAITDGWLYTGDLGYLDEEGFLYVLDRRSDLIISGGENVYPAEIENVLSKHPDVFEAGVTGTDDEKWGQVPLAFVVLHQGAELDESDLLEYCRGYLASYKIPRNVIFCKELPRNGASKLLRRELKKEMGEWQ
- the menB gene encoding 1,4-dihydroxy-2-naphthoyl-CoA synthase, which gives rise to MQWETIREYDEILYEKYNGIAKVSINRPHVHNAFTPKTTAEMIDAFARARDDSSIGVIILTGVGGKAFCSGGDQKVRGNGGYVGEDNIPRLNVLDLQRLIRVIPKPVVAMVAGYAIGGGNVLNVVCDLTIAADNAIFGQTGPNVGSFDAGYGSGYLARIVGHKKAREIWYLCRQYNAQEALDMGLVNTVVPLDELETETVKWCEEMLEKSPTALRFLKAAMNADTDGLAGLQQLAGDATLLYYTTEEAKEGRDAFKEKRTPDFGQFPRFP
- the menH gene encoding 2-succinyl-6-hydroxy-2,4-cyclohexadiene-1-carboxylate synthase; the encoded protein is MNIVSKDVKYAVEITGNGDPLVLLHGFTGNRDTWKFLIPLLSDRYTMIMVDIIGHGMSASPADHRRYEMERVAEDIKYILDVLHFPKAHILGYSMGGRLGLGFACLYPEYVDSLILESASPGLSTEGEREIRRENDRKLAERILVNGMESFVDQWENIPLFESQKRLSAKTRSAIREQRLANDPAGLSNSLLGMGTGSQASYWEQLQTLDFPVLLVTGELDRKFCDIADSMMRKLKRAEWKIINDAGHAIHVEVGEKFGKIISEFLKRNIRRN